In one Corythoichthys intestinalis isolate RoL2023-P3 chromosome 16, ASM3026506v1, whole genome shotgun sequence genomic region, the following are encoded:
- the ap5z1 gene encoding AP-5 complex subunit zeta-1 isoform X3, producing MYSHGSESLIKQAREIQESELQKFYNRLIKLLQGKEYGHETVDSLQRLHLILSATKYTRTLPLELQKRLLPLLFSPVEQLQVLSSAVLREALPFTGQADIYKQDSNGQLNSHAAALLLSQAESRDDLSALCAQLLRSLENRPSEGPNYSFTHTLPIVNIILTHSPESLTEDNITLLSKKLVDWLRYASTTQGGGASSGGFFTGSRSRQPLPIAELDGTVSGDFFTVLCVGQVFTEDQWMNVYSFSMLRHWLLTFHSVSGGTITDADDRSEIDGSVVSMVSATSSSSRLLPPKERLREKAFQYCQRLIEQSDRKAQKRTDMDLQKACLVEAVSILDCVCVEDASFVYRVFPCIKALFGRLSSDLTFTRVLLPVAQFYLNHGEMAAVDCDYVWNLVLGRYPAELFNDPFLAHELLRFLRLNLENVQLQVPQYTRNFPNILKFLAWDSPAVVDDFVDLLPSMVTPASALELLHTLLDLPCLSATLLLQLRSMFLPISDSGGRNLALMDAFRNPSYRGLFLFLLRSEAGSGDTIDRLSTLLELLSEAADWPRVVQCAQIVPILLHIFFNTVVKVADKKLLGQVILVLLERSSLLLNIPKYITEIHRVFSLQLTSLCKLHPSLVMDQSHELLEFAGATSNVYSKQEIYTHVVLVLGEYLSVSYDARCSVKLITSCFETLEAVLFEITSSAPPPGASCPAPRVITTLISALAKLASRSHDLIPRVSLFLSKLRKVSSGGSVSWCEDEEDLASIVTLGEELCALLKTPGVAQSVLNPPPHVTTPQWHQDANVAMPLQLRALTTLMQGHTSRSQQTPTSPSPYTSM from the exons ATGTATTCTCACGGTTCCGAAAGTTTAATTAAACAAGCAAG AGAGATTCAGGAGTCTGAGTTGCAAAAGTTTTATAACAGATTAATCAAGTTGCTGCAAGGAAAAGAATATGGGCACGAGACTGTGGACTCCTTGCAAAGGCTGCACCTAATTCTCTCTGCCACCAAGTACACAAGGAC GTTGCCACTCGAGCTTCAAAAGAGGCTTCTACCGCTCCTCTTTTCACCTGTGGAGCAGCTTCAGGTGCTGAGCTCAGCTGTGCTCAGAGAGGCACTGCCTTTCACTGGTCAGGCAGACATCTACAAGCAGGACAGCAATGGTCAGCTGAATAGCCATGCAGCAGCACTGCTGCTCTCTCAG GCTGAATCCCGAGATGATTTGTCAGCTCTTTGCGCTCAGCTCCTCCGCAGTCTGGAAAACCGACCCTCAGAGGGGCCGAATTACTCATTCACACATACCCTGCCAATTGTCAACATCATCCTTACACACAGCCCTGAGAGTCTTACAGAAG ATAACATAACCCTTCTAAGTAAAAAGCTTGTTGATTGGCTGCGGTATGCAAGCACTACGCAAGGAGGTGGGGCTTCTTCAGGAGGATTCTTCACTGGATCCAGGTCACGTCAG CCGCTGCCAATAGCGGAGCTGGATGGGACGGTGTCAGGAGATTTCTTCACAGTGCTGTGTGTAGGTCAAGTTTTTACTGAAGACCAGTGGATGAATGTTTACTCCTTTTCCATGCTACGACATTGGCTCCTCACCTTCCACTCTGTGTCTGGTGGCACCATAACAGACGCTG ACGATAGGTCGGAGATTGACGGGTCTGTGGTTTCCATGGTTTCTGCCACATCCTCCTCCAGCCGCCTGCTTCCACCGAAGGAACGCCTAAGAGAAAAGGCCTTCCAGTACTGCCAGCGCCTCATTGAACAGAGTGATCGCA AGGCCCAGAAGAGGACAGATATGGATCTACAAAAAGCT TGTCTTGTGGAAGCGGTGTCTATCTTGGACTGTGTGTGCGTAGAGGATGCGTCCTTTGTCTACCGGGTGTTCCCGTGTATTAAGGCGCTTTTTGGTCGTCTCAGCTCAGACTTGACATTCACCAGAGTCCTACTGCCCGTGGCACAGTTCTATCTCAATCATG GTGAAATGGCTGCTGTAGACTGTGACTATGTATGGAACCTAGTGCTTGGTCGGTACCCAGCCGAGCTCTTTAATGACCCTTTTTTAGCCCACGAGCTTCTGCGCTTTTTGCGACTAAACCTCGAGAATGTGCAACTCCAAGTTCCCCAGTACACACGCAACTTTCCAAATATTCTTAAG TTCTTAGCGTGGGACAGCCCTGCGGTAGTGGATGATTTTGTTGATCTGTTGCCCTCTATGGTGACACCGGCTAGTGCGCTGGAGCTTCTGCATACTTTGTTGGACCTCCCCTGTCTCTCTGCTACCCTGCTCTTGCAACTCAG GTCTATGTTCCTTCCCATTTCTGATTCGGGAGGTCGCAACCTGGCATTAATGGACGCATTCCGAAATCCGTCTTACAGAGGCctatttcttttccttcttcgaAGTGAAGCAGGCTCAG GTGACACGATTGACCGACTGAGCACACTCCTCGAGCTGTTATCCGAGGCTGCAGATTGGCCGAGAGTTGTTCAGTGTGCCCAGATCGTCCCTATTCTGCTCCACATTTTCTTCAACACAGTCGTCAAA GTGGCTGACAAGAAGCTTTTAGGCCAAGTGATTCTGGTACTCCTGGAGAGAAGTAGCCTCCTCCTTAACATTCCTAAGTACATCACAGAGATACACAG GGTGTTCAGCCTACAGCTTACGAGCTTGTGCAAACTTCACCCCTCTTTGGTTATGGACCAATCCCACGAGCTGCTGGAGTTTGCTGGAGCCACGTCCAATGTTTACAGCAAACAAGAAATTTACACACATGTg GTTTTGGTGCTTGGCGAGTACCTTTCTGTGTCATATGACGCTCGTTGCTCCGTGAAgctcatcacttcctgttttgagacTTTAGAAGCAGTGTTGTTTGAGATCACATCATCTGCCCCGCCTCCTGGAGCCAGCTGCCCCGCCCCTCGCGTCATCACCACTCTGATAAGCGCCCTTGCTAAGCTGGCATCACGATCACATGACCTAATACCCAG GGTGTCCCTGTTCCTTTCTAAACTGAGGAAAGTATCTAGTGGTGGATCTGTTTCATGGTGCGAGGACGAAGAGGACCTTGCTTCCATAGTAACTCTTGGGGAGGAGTTGTGCGCTCTCCTGAAGACTCCTGGTGTTGCACAAAGCGTCCTGAACCCACCACCGCACGTCACTACACCGCAGTGGCACCAAGACGCCAACGTGGCCATGCCGCTCCAACTGCGAGCGCTCACAACACTCATGCAGGGGCACACGTCACGTTCTCAGCAAACGCCTACTTCTCCGTCACCCTATACAAGCATGTAA